From Camelus ferus isolate YT-003-E chromosome 18, BCGSAC_Cfer_1.0, whole genome shotgun sequence, one genomic window encodes:
- the MAP11 gene encoding microtubule-associated protein 11 isoform X1: MESQCDYSMYFPAVPLPPRAELAGDPGRYRALPRRNHLYLGETVRFLLVLRCRSGTGSGAGGGPGLGSRGAWAELATTLAALASVSAGGGAPGGSGSGDQDPEPPGGGDPGGGGLFRGCSPLLTHGPGPATSGGATTLPVEEPIVSTDEVIFPLTVSLDRLPPGTPKAKIVVTVWKREVEAPEVRDQGYLRLLQTRSPGETFRGEQSAFKAQVSTLLTLLPPPVLKCRQFTVAGKHLTVLKVLNSSSQEEISIWDIRILPNFNASYLPVMPDGSVLLVDNVCHQSGEVSMGSFCRLPGTSGCFPCPLSALEEHNFLFQLRGGEQPPPGAKEGLEVPLIAVVQWSTPKLPFTQSIYTHYRLPSIRLDRPCFVMTASCESPVQTYERFTVTYTLLNNLQDFLAVRLVWTPEHAQAGKQLCEEERRAMQAALDSIVCHTPLNNLGFSRKGSALTFSVAFQALRTGLFELSQHMKLKLQFTASVSHPPPEARPLSRKSSPSSPAVRDLVERHQASLGRSQSFSHQQPSRSHLMRSGSVTERRAITPPVASPVGRPLYLPPDKAVLSLDKIAKRECKVLVVEPVK, encoded by the exons ATGGAGTCCCAGTGCGACTACTCGATGTACTTCCCCGCCGTGCCGCTGCCGCCGCGCGCCGAGCTGGCAGGGGACCCGGGCCGGTACCGGGCGCTGCCCCGGCGCAACCACCTCTACCTGGGGGAGACTGTCCGCTTCCTGCTGGTGCTGCGCTGCCGGAGCGGCACGGGGTCCGGCGCCGGGGGCGGTCCGGGCTTGGGCTCCCGAGGGGCGTGGGCAGAACTGGCGACCACCCTAGCCGCCCTGGCCTCGGTCAGCGCCGGAGGCGGGGCGCCCGGGGGCAGTGGCTCCGGCGACCAGGATCCCGAACCCCCGGGGGGCGGGGATCCTGGCGGTGGTGGGTTGTTTCGCGGCtgcagccccctcctcacccacGGCCCAGGCCCTGCTACCTCAGGGGGAGCGACCACG CTGCCTGTGGAGGAACCAATTGTGTCCACAGATGAGGTCATCTTCCCACTCACCGTCTCACTGGATAGACTGCCCCCAGGGACACCTAAGGCCAAG ATTGTAGTGACCGTGTGGAAGCGGGAGGTTGAGGCACCAGAGGTCAGAGATCAAGGCTACCTGCGCTTGCTGCAGACCCGATCTCCTGGGGAGACCTTCCGGGGCGAGCAGAGTGCTTTCAAGGcccaag TGAGCACGCTGCTGACTCTGCTGCCCCCTCCAGTTCTGAAATGCAGACAGTTCACTGTGGCTGGAAAACACTTGACTGTGCTCAAGG TGCTGAACAGCTCCTCCCAGGAGGAAATTTCCATCTGGGATATCCGAATTCTCCCAAACTTCAATGCCAGTTATCTACCTGTCATGCCCGATGGCTCTGTGCTGCTGGTGGACAATGTCTG TCACCAATCTGGGGAAGTCTCCATGGGCTCCTTCTGCCGGCTCCCTGGTACCTCTGGCTGCTTCCCCTGCCCGCTTAGTGCGCTGGAGGAGCACAACTTCCTGTTTCAGCTGAGAGGGGGTGAGCAGCCCCCTCCAGGGGCCAAGGAG GGTCTAGAAGTTCCCCTGATTGCTGTAGTTCAGTGGTCCACCCCaaagctgcccttcacccagAGTATCTATACACACTACCG CCTGCCCAGCATCCGCCTAGACCGCCCGTGCTTTGTGATGACTGCATCTTGTGAGTCTCCTGTTCAGACCTACGAGCGTTTCACTGTCACCTACACACTGCTCAACAATCTCCAAGACTTCCTTGCTGTGAGGCTCGTGTGGACCCCAGAGCATGCCCAGGCTG GCAAGCAGCTGTGTGAGGAGGAGCGCCGGGCCATGCAGGCAGCCCTGGACTCCATCGTCTGCCACACACCCCTGAACAACCTCGGCTTTTCCCGGAAGGGCAGCGCGCTCACCTTCAGTGTGGCCTTCCAGGCTCTGAGGACAGGGCTCTttgag ctgagtCAGCACATGAAACTGAAGCTTCAGTTCACCGCCAGCGTGTCCCACCCTCCGCCCGAGGCCCGGCCCCTCTCTCGAAagagcagccccagcagccctgccGTCCGGGACTTGGTAGAGAGGCACCAGGCAAGCCTGGGCCGCTCTCAGTCCTTCTCCCATCAACAGCCCTCCCGCAGCCACCTCATGAG GTCAGGCAGTGTGACGGAGCGCAGAGCCATCACGCCCCCCGTGGCCTCCCCTGTCGGCCGCCCCCTCTACCTGCCCCCAGACAAGGCTGTGCTCTCTCTGGACAAGATTGCCAAGCGCGAGTGCAAGGTCCTGGTGGTGGAGCCCGTCAAGTAG
- the GPC2 gene encoding glypican-2 — MYALRSLLLLLLPLCPGPGPGPGIEAKVTRSCTETRQILGARGYSLSLLPPALISGEHLRICPQEYTCCSSEIEQRLTWETEATFRGLVEESGSFLVHTLAARHRKFDEVFREMLSSSEHSLALLFHRSSGRLYAQHTPLFSGLFSRLRNYYERSGEGLDDALVDFWAQLLEKMFPLLHPQYIFSPDYLFCLTRLASSADDSLKPFGDSPRRLRQQITRAMVAARAFIQGLETGRDVVSETLKMPMSEGCRRAVMRLTGCPLCQGVPSLPPCRGFCLNVAQGCIGSQGLDPDWGAYLDGLLFLAEKLQGPFSFELAAQSIGVKISEGLMHLQENSVGVSAQVFQECGGPQPASARARRAPAPREEVGRLWSAAAAEEELPTTAAGASLPRLVWELRERLGRVRGFWAGLPLTVCGDPRMAADISQEAAPCWTGAGRGRYLSPVVGASQAEQLDNPELDAEASKPDLQARRRRLQLRAATTRMKAAALGRDLELEDWDDASGSGEGQHYADDWMAGAAAVAPPARPPRPPRRDGTGGKGGGVIIRHNQDRSRTGGTSVGFHTQPILILFLSALALLGPR, encoded by the exons ATGTACGCGCTGCGAtctcttctgcttctgctcttgcCTCTgtgtcctggtcctggtcctggacCCGGTATCGAGGCAAAGGTTACCCGGAGTTGCACTGAGACCCGGCAGATCCTGGGGGCCCGGGGATATAGCTTAAGCCTACTCCCTCCCGCCCTGATCTCAg GTGAGCACCTCCGGATCTGTCCCCAGGAGTACACCTGCTGTTCCAGTGAGATAGAGCAGAGGCTGACCTGGGAGACTGAGGCCACTTTCCGTGGCCTGGTAGAAGAGAGCGGCTCTTTCTTGGTTCACACACTGGCTGCCCGGCACAGAAAATTTGATG AGGTCTTCCGGGAGATGCTGTCATCATCCGAGCActccctggctctgctctttCACCGCTCCTCTGGCCGCCTGTATGCCCAGCACACCCCCTTGTTCAGTGGCCTGTTCTCTCGGCTACGGAACTACTATGAGAGGTCCGGTGAGGGGTTAGATGATGCCTTGGTGGATTTCTGGGCTCAGCTCCTGGAGAAAATGTTCCCTCTGCTGCACCCACAGTACATCTTCTCCCCCGACTACCTGTTCTGCCTCACACGCCTCGCCTCCTCTGCTGACGATTCTCTGAAGCCTTTTGGGGACTCACCCCGCCGCCTCCGCCAGCAG ATAACCCGGGCCATGGTGGCTGCCCGGGCCTTTATTCAGGGCCTGGAGACCGGAAGAGATGTGGTCAGCGAAACACTTAAG ATGCCGATGTCCGAAGGCTGCAGGCGGGCTGTGATGCGTCTGACAGGCTGCCCCCTTTGTCAGGGTGTCCCCTCGCTGCCACCCTGCCGGGGTTTCTGCCTCAACGTGGCCCAAGGCTGTATCGGCAGCCAGGGACTGGATCCTGACTGGGGGGCCTATCTGG ATGGTCTCCTGTTCCTGGCTGAGAAGCTCCAGGGCCCCTTTTCCTTTGAGCTAGCCGCCCAGTCCATCGGGGTGAAGATTTCAGAGGGTTTGATGCATCTACAAGAAAACAGTGTGGGAGTGTCAGCCCAG GTGTTCCAAGAGTGTGGGGGTCCCCAGCCGGCGTCGGCCCGCGCCCGCCGAGCCCCAGCCCCCCGGGAGGAGGTGGGCCGGCTCTGGTCGGCTGCGGCGGCGGAGGAGGAGTTGCCCACGACGGCTGCGGGCGCCAGCCTGCCCCGGCTG GTGTGGGAGCTCCGCGAGCGGCTGGGCCGGGTGAGGGGCTTCTGGGCCGGGCTGCCCTTGACGGTGTGCGGGGACCCCCGCATGGCTGCGGACATCTCGCAGGAGGCGGCGCCCTGCTGGACCGGAGCTGGGCGAGGCCG GTACTTGTCGCCCGTGGTCGGGGCCTCCCAGGCCGAGCAGCTCGACAACCCAGAGCTGGATGCGGAAGCCTCGAAGCCCGACCTCCAGGCGCGGAGGCGGCGGCTGCAGCTCCGGGCGGCCACCACCAGGATGAAGGCAGCGGCCCTGGGACGCGACCTGGAGCTGGAGGACTGGG ATGACGCTAGCGGCTCTGGAGAGGGACAGCACTATGCAGATGACTGGATGGCTGGGGCAGCGGCTGTGGCCCCCCCAGCCCGGCCTCCTCGCCCTCCTCGAAGGGATGGTACTGGGGGCAAAGGAGGAGGTGTGATTATCCGCCACAACCAGGACAGAAGCAGGACTGGGGGGACGTCTGTTGGTTTTCACACCCAACCcatcctcattctcttcctctccgCCCTGGCCCTGCTTGGACCTCGATAA
- the GAL3ST4 gene encoding galactose-3-O-sulfotransferase 4, with amino-acid sequence MGPLSPTRTMRLWGPRSLGVALGVFMTIGFALQLWGGPFQRRLPGLHLRQSWASSSGSAAPPCPPRQRLVFLKTHKSGSSSVLSLLHRYGDRHGLRFALPARYQFGYPRLFQASRVKGYRPQGGDTQPPFHILCHHMRFNLKEVLQVMPSDSFFFSIVRDPAALARSAFSYYKSTSSAFRKAPSLAAFLANPRAFYRPGARGDHYARNLLWFDFGLPFPQEMRTKRGNPQPPQDPNPPKLHVLPSGTGTRAHTLDPNALFHPIPTVAGGHSQMSSSASLDLGSSSFLQWSLAWLDSVFDLVLVAEYFDESLVLLADALCWGLDDVVGFMHNAQAGGGQDRGPASNGGLTAEDRQLTARARAWNNLDWALYVHFNRSLWARIKQYGQSRLDRAVAELRARREALAKHCLVGGEALDPKYITDRRFRPFQFGSGKVLGYVLRSGLSLQDQQECERLATPELQYKDKLDAKQFPPTVSLPLKTSRLPSH; translated from the exons ATGGGCCCTCTGTCTCCTACCAGGACCATGCGCCTCTGGGGGCCTCGGAGCCTGGGGGTGGCTCTGGGAGTCTTCATGACCATCGGATTTGCCCTCCAGCTCTGGGGGGGTCCCTTCCAGAGGAG gctccctgggctGCACCTCCGACAGTCCTGGGCCTCATCCTCTGGATCAGCTGCTCCGCCCTGCCCACCACGGCAGCGACTTGTATTCCTGAAGACGCATAAATCCGGGAGCAGCTCTGTGCTGAGCCTGCTTCATCGCTATGGGGACAGACACGGGCTACGCTTTGCCCTCCCCGCCCGCTACCAGTTTGGCTACCCCAGGCTTTTCCAGGCCTCGCGGGTCAAAGGCTACCGCCCTCAGGGTGGAGACACCCAGCCTCCCTTCCACATCCTCTGTCATCACATGAGGTTCAACCTGAAAGAG GTACTTCAGGTCATGCCTTCTGACAGCTTCTTCTTTTCCATTGTCCGAGACCCAGCGGCTCTGGCCCGCTCAGCCTTCTCCTACTATAAATCCACCTCGTCAGCTTTCCGCAAAGCACCATCCTTGGCTGCCTTCCTGGCCAATCCTCGAGCCTTCTACAGGCCCGGGGCCCGTGGGGACCACTACGCACGCAACTTGCTATGGTTTGATTTtggccttcccttcccccaagagATGAGGACCAAAAGAGGGAATCCTCAACCccctcaagaccccaacccccCAAAGCTGCATGTCTTGCCTTCTGGCACTGGCACTCGGGCCCACACCCTGGATCCCAATGCTCTCTTTCATCCTATTCCCACTGTTGCTGGTGGTCATAGCCAGATGTCCAGCTCCGCCTCTTTAGATTTGGGGTCTTCATCCTTCCTCCAGTGGAGTCTGGCCTGGCTGGACTCTGTCTTTGACCTGGTCTTGGTGGCTGAATACTTTGATGAGTCACTGGTCCTGCTGGCAGATGCCCTGTGCTGGGGTCTAGATGATGTGGTGGGCTTTATGCACAATGCCcaggctggaggtgggcaggaCAGAGGACCCGCCAGCAACGGTGGACTGACTGCTGAGGACAGGCAGTTGACTGCACGCGCCCGAGCCTGGAACAACCTGGACTGGGCTCTCTATGTTCACTTCAACCGGAGTCTGTGGGCACGGATAAAGCAATACGGCCAGAGCCGGTTGGACAGAGCTGTGGCGGAGCTCCGGGCTCGCCGAGAAGCCCTGGCTAAACATTGTCTGGTTGGGGGTGAGGCTTTAGACCCCAAATACATCACTGACAGGAGATTCCGCCCTTTCCAGTTTGGGTCAGGTAAGGTTTTAGGCTATGTGCTTCGGAGTGGACTCAGCCTCCAAGACCAGCAGGAGTGTGAGCGCCTGGCTACCCCTGAGCTACAGTACAAGGACAAGCTAGACGCCAAGCAGTTCCCCCCAACAGTCTCTCTGCCCCTCAAGACTTCAAGGCTACCCTCCCACTAG
- the MAP11 gene encoding microtubule-associated protein 11 isoform X2, whose product MESQCDYSMYFPAVPLPPRAELAGDPGRYRALPRRNHLYLGETVRFLLVLRCRSGTGSGAGGGPGLGSRGAWAELATTLAALASVSAGGGAPGGSGSGDQDPEPPGGGDPGGGGLFRGCSPLLTHGPGPATSGGATTLPVEEPIVSTDEVIFPLTVSLDRLPPGTPKAKIVVTVWKREVEAPEVRDQGYLRLLQTRSPGETFRGEQSAFKAQVLNSSSQEEISIWDIRILPNFNASYLPVMPDGSVLLVDNVCHQSGEVSMGSFCRLPGTSGCFPCPLSALEEHNFLFQLRGGEQPPPGAKEGLEVPLIAVVQWSTPKLPFTQSIYTHYRLPSIRLDRPCFVMTASCESPVQTYERFTVTYTLLNNLQDFLAVRLVWTPEHAQAGKQLCEEERRAMQAALDSIVCHTPLNNLGFSRKGSALTFSVAFQALRTGLFELSQHMKLKLQFTASVSHPPPEARPLSRKSSPSSPAVRDLVERHQASLGRSQSFSHQQPSRSHLMRSGSVTERRAITPPVASPVGRPLYLPPDKAVLSLDKIAKRECKVLVVEPVK is encoded by the exons ATGGAGTCCCAGTGCGACTACTCGATGTACTTCCCCGCCGTGCCGCTGCCGCCGCGCGCCGAGCTGGCAGGGGACCCGGGCCGGTACCGGGCGCTGCCCCGGCGCAACCACCTCTACCTGGGGGAGACTGTCCGCTTCCTGCTGGTGCTGCGCTGCCGGAGCGGCACGGGGTCCGGCGCCGGGGGCGGTCCGGGCTTGGGCTCCCGAGGGGCGTGGGCAGAACTGGCGACCACCCTAGCCGCCCTGGCCTCGGTCAGCGCCGGAGGCGGGGCGCCCGGGGGCAGTGGCTCCGGCGACCAGGATCCCGAACCCCCGGGGGGCGGGGATCCTGGCGGTGGTGGGTTGTTTCGCGGCtgcagccccctcctcacccacGGCCCAGGCCCTGCTACCTCAGGGGGAGCGACCACG CTGCCTGTGGAGGAACCAATTGTGTCCACAGATGAGGTCATCTTCCCACTCACCGTCTCACTGGATAGACTGCCCCCAGGGACACCTAAGGCCAAG ATTGTAGTGACCGTGTGGAAGCGGGAGGTTGAGGCACCAGAGGTCAGAGATCAAGGCTACCTGCGCTTGCTGCAGACCCGATCTCCTGGGGAGACCTTCCGGGGCGAGCAGAGTGCTTTCAAGGcccaag TGCTGAACAGCTCCTCCCAGGAGGAAATTTCCATCTGGGATATCCGAATTCTCCCAAACTTCAATGCCAGTTATCTACCTGTCATGCCCGATGGCTCTGTGCTGCTGGTGGACAATGTCTG TCACCAATCTGGGGAAGTCTCCATGGGCTCCTTCTGCCGGCTCCCTGGTACCTCTGGCTGCTTCCCCTGCCCGCTTAGTGCGCTGGAGGAGCACAACTTCCTGTTTCAGCTGAGAGGGGGTGAGCAGCCCCCTCCAGGGGCCAAGGAG GGTCTAGAAGTTCCCCTGATTGCTGTAGTTCAGTGGTCCACCCCaaagctgcccttcacccagAGTATCTATACACACTACCG CCTGCCCAGCATCCGCCTAGACCGCCCGTGCTTTGTGATGACTGCATCTTGTGAGTCTCCTGTTCAGACCTACGAGCGTTTCACTGTCACCTACACACTGCTCAACAATCTCCAAGACTTCCTTGCTGTGAGGCTCGTGTGGACCCCAGAGCATGCCCAGGCTG GCAAGCAGCTGTGTGAGGAGGAGCGCCGGGCCATGCAGGCAGCCCTGGACTCCATCGTCTGCCACACACCCCTGAACAACCTCGGCTTTTCCCGGAAGGGCAGCGCGCTCACCTTCAGTGTGGCCTTCCAGGCTCTGAGGACAGGGCTCTttgag ctgagtCAGCACATGAAACTGAAGCTTCAGTTCACCGCCAGCGTGTCCCACCCTCCGCCCGAGGCCCGGCCCCTCTCTCGAAagagcagccccagcagccctgccGTCCGGGACTTGGTAGAGAGGCACCAGGCAAGCCTGGGCCGCTCTCAGTCCTTCTCCCATCAACAGCCCTCCCGCAGCCACCTCATGAG GTCAGGCAGTGTGACGGAGCGCAGAGCCATCACGCCCCCCGTGGCCTCCCCTGTCGGCCGCCCCCTCTACCTGCCCCCAGACAAGGCTGTGCTCTCTCTGGACAAGATTGCCAAGCGCGAGTGCAAGGTCCTGGTGGTGGAGCCCGTCAAGTAG
- the LAMTOR4 gene encoding ragulator complex protein LAMTOR4 isoform X2, which yields MTSALTQGLERIPDQLGYLVLSEGAVLASSGDLENDEQAASAISELVSTACGFRLHHGMNIPFKRLSVVFGEHTLLVTVSGQRVFVVKRQNRGRESIDV from the exons ATG ACTTCTGCACTGACACAGGGGCTGGAGCGAATCCCAGACCAACTCGGCTACCTGGTGCTAAGTGAAGGCGCAGTGCTGGCG TCATCTGGGGACCTAGAGAATGACGAGCAGGCAGCCAGCGCCATCTCTGAGCTGGTCAGCACGGCCTGCGGCTTCCGGCTGCACCACGGCATGAACATCCCCTTCAAGCGCCTCTCGG TGGTCTTTGGGGAACACACATTGCTGGTGACCGTGTCGGGACAGAGGGTGTTTGTGGTGAAGAGGCAGAACCGAGGCCGGGAGTCCATTGACGTCTGA
- the LAMTOR4 gene encoding ragulator complex protein LAMTOR4 isoform X1, producing MTSALTQGLERIPDQLGYLVLSEGAVLASSGDLENDEQAASAISELVSTACGFRLHHGMNIPFKRLSGVSPPVVFGEHTLLVTVSGQRVFVVKRQNRGRESIDV from the exons ATG ACTTCTGCACTGACACAGGGGCTGGAGCGAATCCCAGACCAACTCGGCTACCTGGTGCTAAGTGAAGGCGCAGTGCTGGCG TCATCTGGGGACCTAGAGAATGACGAGCAGGCAGCCAGCGCCATCTCTGAGCTGGTCAGCACGGCCTGCGGCTTCCGGCTGCACCACGGCATGAACATCCCCTTCAAGCGCCTCTCGG GTGTCTCCCCTCCAGTGGTCTTTGGGGAACACACATTGCTGGTGACCGTGTCGGGACAGAGGGTGTTTGTGGTGAAGAGGCAGAACCGAGGCCGGGAGTCCATTGACGTCTGA